A DNA window from Ostrea edulis chromosome 5, xbOstEdul1.1, whole genome shotgun sequence contains the following coding sequences:
- the LOC125652553 gene encoding cdc42 homolog: MVVLRSDFIKCVVLGDDSVGKTSLLVNYATNRFPTTHVPSVFDNYAGILEMSGKKYHLQLLDTIEEDKDQDNSTHILPGADIIVVCYSVVQPTSFRNVEEKWVPQIKRCLGDVPIILVGTQTDLRLDCAVQFHLRENGQKSISSIQGFQMARKIGASRFFESSPELEKRMKRVLNKAIGTVLHPREGFSEALSCTIL, from the exons ATGGTGGTTCTTCGCTCGGATTTCATTAAATGTGTTGTTTTAGGAGACGATTCTGTGGGGAAAACCAGTCTTCTGGTAAATTACGCTACAAACAGATTCCCTACAACGCACGTGCCCAGTGTGTTTGATAACTATGCAG GAATTCTAGAGATGTCTGGTAAAAAGTATCACTTGCAGCTTCTTGACACCATAGAAGAG GACAAAGATCAGGATAATAGTACTCACATTTTACCTGGAGCCGACATCATTGTCGTCTGCTACTCGGTGGTTCAACCCACGTCTTTTAGAAATGTGGAAGAAAAATGGGTACCCCAGATAAAGAGATGTTTAGGAGATGTCCCGATAATTTTAGTAGGGACCCAAACAGATCTACGGCTGGACTGCGCTGTGCAATTTCATTTACGAGAAAATGGACAAAAGAGTATCAGTTCTATTCAGGGATTCCAAATGGCTAGAAAAATCGGAGCATCACGGTTTTTCGAAAGTTCCCCCGAGCTGGAGAAGAGGATGAAGAGAGTCTTGAACAAAGCTATAGGCACTGTGCTTCACCCCAGGGAGGGCTTTTCTGAGGCGTTGTCTTGTACAATTCTGTAG